The DNA sequence TTATTCACGCGGTTGAAAATGATGAAACTGTTTGGGAAATTAGTAATACAATTACTCCTTATTCCAAATTTTTAATTAAACAATATTTAGAAAATGCTCATAAAGATATTTATGAAGTCAAACAATTACGTTTAGTTATTTCTACCTATGATAATCATACGATTGGTTTAATAGATTTATTTGATTTTGAACCTAAAAGTAAACGCGCAGGCATAGGTGTTTTGGTTAAAAACGAAGACAATAGGCAATTGGGCTACGGAAAAGAAGCGCTTAAATTGTTAGTTAATTATTGTTTTGTTCATTTAGGATTACATCAATTGTATTGTAATATTTCAGAAGAAAATGATGTGAGTATAAAATTGTTTAGCAATCAGGGTTTTAAAAATGTAGGCCTTAAAAAAGATTGGAATTTTATAAATGGTATTTATAAAAATGAATATTTATTTCAACTTATCAATAATTAAATGTACCTCAAAAAAATACTTGTTGCCGTTGCGCTGATTGGTTTAGTAGTTGCCGCTTATTTTTCATATTATGTATATTCGGCTATGTTCAAGCCTAATACAGCTTTTAATAATGATAGCGCTTTTATTTATATTCCAACCAATAGCACATATGATGAAGTTCGTAGTCAGTTAGAACCTTTATTAAAGGACATACATACTTTTGATGCTCTTGCAGAGCGCAAAAAATATGTTACCCATGTAAAGGCAGGAAAGTATGTTGTTAAAAAAGGAATGAATAATAATGATATTATTAATTCTATACGAATTAACAACATGCCAATAAAATTGTCTTTTAACAATCAAGATACATTAGAAAAATTGGCAGGCCGTATTGCAACTCAAATAGAAGCAGATAGTCTTTCATTAATAACAGCCATGAAGGACGCGTCTTTTTTTAAAGATGTAGGATTTTCTAAAGCTACAGCTTTGGGAATGTACTTGCCAAATAGCTATGAGTTTTTTTGGAATACTTCTGCAGAAGAATTTAGAAGTAGAATGTTAAAAGAATACAATCGATTTTGGAATGATTCTAGAAATGCAAAGGCAAAAGCTGTTGGTTTATCTCGTGATGAGGTAATTGCGTTAGCGTCCATTGTTTATGAAGAATCTAAACAAGCCAGTGAACAACCGCGTATTGCGGGTGTTTATATGAATCGGTTACGTATTGGTATGCCCTTGCAAGCAGATCCAACACTTAAATTTGCAGCCTATCAGTTACCAAAATATAAGAATACGGTTATAAAACGTGTTTTAAATATTCATAAAGAGATTGTATCACCTTATAATACTTATAAAAATACGGGGCTACCGCCAGGGCTAATTGCTATGCCTGATATATCTGCCATTGATGCCGTTTTGAATTTTGAGAAACATGACTATTTATATTTTGCAGCTGATGCCAAGCGTTTGGGGTATCATAAATTTGCTAAAACTTTGTCGCAACACAATGTAAATGCAAGACAGTACCACCGCTACTTGTCATCTCAAGGGATTAATAGGTAATGAATCTATTATTTAAATATATTCTTTCTATTATTTTATTGCCTTTTATATCAGTTGCTCAATCTAAAGTTAATTCGTTTTTAACACCGAGTGATACCTTATATAAAGCACGAACAAATTTTGTAGTTGTTACAGAGGCAACTATGGCAAGTATTACCTTGCTTGGTTTGGATCAACTTTGGTATCAAGATTATCCACGTTCTAAATTTCATACTATTAATGATAATAATGAATGGTTTCAGATGGATAAAATGGGACATGCTTTTACTTCTTATCAATTAGGAAGGTTTGGTGCTGATATTTTAAATTGGAGCGGTGTAAAGAAAAAGAATCAATTAATTTATGGAGCAACTTTAGGGTTTGGTTTTTTGACGGCAGTGGAAGTTTTAGATGGTTTTTCAGAAGAATGGGGTTTTTCTTGGGGAGATATAGGAGCCAATGCGGCTGGTACTGGACTGTATGTTGGTCAAGAATTACTTTGGAAAGAGCAGCGCATTGCTTTAAAATTTTCTTTTCATCGAACAAAGTTTGCCGAACAGCGTCCTGATAAACTTGGGGATGGTTTTTTAGAAGAAATTATAAAAGATTATAACGGTCAAACCTATTGGTTGAGTGCTAATATACATTCATTTTTTAAGGATAGTAAAGTCCCAAAATGGTTAAATATAGCAATAGGTTATGGGGCTGA is a window from the Pseudalgibacter alginicilyticus genome containing:
- the mltG gene encoding endolytic transglycosylase MltG, with product MYLKKILVAVALIGLVVAAYFSYYVYSAMFKPNTAFNNDSAFIYIPTNSTYDEVRSQLEPLLKDIHTFDALAERKKYVTHVKAGKYVVKKGMNNNDIINSIRINNMPIKLSFNNQDTLEKLAGRIATQIEADSLSLITAMKDASFFKDVGFSKATALGMYLPNSYEFFWNTSAEEFRSRMLKEYNRFWNDSRNAKAKAVGLSRDEVIALASIVYEESKQASEQPRIAGVYMNRLRIGMPLQADPTLKFAAYQLPKYKNTVIKRVLNIHKEIVSPYNTYKNTGLPPGLIAMPDISAIDAVLNFEKHDYLYFAADAKRLGYHKFAKTLSQHNVNARQYHRYLSSQGINR
- a CDS encoding GNAT family N-acetyltransferase — its product is MMTLKGEHIYLRALEPEDLEFIHAVENDETVWEISNTITPYSKFLIKQYLENAHKDIYEVKQLRLVISTYDNHTIGLIDLFDFEPKSKRAGIGVLVKNEDNRQLGYGKEALKLLVNYCFVHLGLHQLYCNISEENDVSIKLFSNQGFKNVGLKKDWNFINGIYKNEYLFQLINN
- a CDS encoding DUF2279 domain-containing protein translates to MNLLFKYILSIILLPFISVAQSKVNSFLTPSDTLYKARTNFVVVTEATMASITLLGLDQLWYQDYPRSKFHTINDNNEWFQMDKMGHAFTSYQLGRFGADILNWSGVKKKNQLIYGATLGFGFLTAVEVLDGFSEEWGFSWGDIGANAAGTGLYVGQELLWKEQRIALKFSFHRTKFAEQRPDKLGDGFLEEIIKDYNGQTYWLSANIHSFFKDSKVPKWLNIAIGYGADGMLSGVEVIDNQMLTTNNRVSQFYFSFDVNLNMIKTESAFLRSIFSVFDMVKIPFPTLEFSQNRCVFHLFYN